A DNA window from Flavobacterium sp. contains the following coding sequences:
- the fusA gene encoding elongation factor G gives MARDLKYTRNIGIAAHIDAGKTTTTERILFYTGKSHKIGEVHDGAATMDWMAQEQERGITITSAATTCTWNFPTEQGKVLPESLPYHFNIIDTPGHVDFTVEVNRSLRVLDGLVFLFSAVDGVEPQSETNWRLADQYRVPRMGFVNKMDRQGANFLAVCGQVKDMLKSNAVAITLPIGDEADFKGIVDLVKNQAIVWHDETQGATFDIVDIPADMVDDVKHYRSILIEEIATYDENLLDKYMEDENSITEEEINNALRAATIDMAIIPMLAGSSFKNKGVQFMLDAVCKYLPSPLDKEGIEGIHPDDADLLEEDQKKILRRPDVKEPFAALAFKIATDPFVGRLAFFRAYSGRLDAGSYVLNTRSGNKERISRIYQMHANKQNPIEFIEAGDIGAAVGFKDIKTGDTLSDEKNPIILESMKFPDPVIGIAIEPKTKADVDKMGMALAKLAEEDPTFTVRTDEASGQTIISGMGELHLDILVDRMKREFKVEVNQGEPQVEYKEAFTRSAQHRETYKKQSGGRGKFGDIVFRIEPADEVDGKVPVGLQFVNEVKGGNVPKEYIPAVEKGFREAMKTGPLAGYAVDSLKVTLLDGSFHPVDSDALSFELAARMGYKESGKAAGAVILEPIMKIEVITPEENMGDIVGDLNRRRGQVNDMGDRNGAKTIKADVPLAEMFGYVTTLRTLSSGRATSTMEFSHYAETPSNISEEVIKKAKGNA, from the coding sequence TATACAAGAAATATCGGGATCGCTGCTCACATTGATGCTGGTAAAACAACAACTACTGAGCGTATTCTTTTTTATACTGGAAAGTCACACAAAATTGGTGAGGTGCACGATGGTGCTGCAACAATGGACTGGATGGCACAAGAGCAAGAAAGAGGTATTACAATTACTTCTGCTGCTACAACTTGTACTTGGAACTTTCCAACTGAGCAAGGTAAAGTTCTTCCAGAATCATTACCATATCACTTTAATATTATTGATACTCCTGGACACGTTGACTTTACTGTAGAGGTAAACCGTTCTTTACGTGTACTTGATGGTTTAGTTTTCTTGTTTAGTGCTGTTGATGGTGTTGAGCCTCAATCAGAGACTAACTGGAGGCTTGCAGATCAATATAGAGTTCCTCGTATGGGATTCGTAAATAAAATGGACCGTCAAGGTGCTAACTTCTTAGCTGTATGCGGACAGGTGAAAGATATGTTGAAATCGAATGCGGTTGCAATTACTTTGCCTATTGGTGATGAGGCTGATTTTAAAGGTATTGTTGACTTGGTGAAAAATCAAGCTATCGTATGGCATGATGAAACTCAAGGGGCTACTTTTGATATCGTTGATATCCCAGCGGATATGGTTGATGATGTAAAACACTATCGTTCTATTCTTATCGAAGAGATTGCTACTTATGATGAAAATCTTTTAGATAAATACATGGAAGATGAAAACTCTATTACAGAGGAAGAAATCAACAACGCGTTAAGAGCTGCTACTATTGATATGGCAATTATTCCTATGCTTGCTGGTTCTTCTTTCAAAAATAAAGGAGTTCAATTTATGTTAGATGCTGTTTGTAAGTATTTGCCATCTCCATTAGATAAAGAAGGTATTGAAGGAATTCATCCTGATGATGCTGATTTATTAGAAGAAGACCAAAAGAAAATTTTACGTAGACCAGATGTTAAAGAGCCGTTTGCTGCTTTAGCATTTAAAATTGCTACTGACCCATTCGTAGGTCGTTTAGCTTTCTTCCGTGCATATTCTGGACGTTTAGATGCTGGTTCTTATGTTTTAAATACTCGTTCTGGTAATAAAGAAAGAATTTCTCGTATCTACCAAATGCACGCTAACAAACAAAACCCAATTGAATTTATTGAGGCTGGAGATATTGGAGCTGCTGTAGGTTTTAAAGATATTAAAACAGGGGATACACTTTCTGATGAAAAGAATCCAATTATCTTGGAATCTATGAAATTCCCAGATCCTGTAATTGGTATCGCTATTGAGCCAAAAACAAAAGCTGACGTTGATAAAATGGGTATGGCTTTAGCTAAATTGGCTGAAGAAGATCCAACATTTACAGTTAGAACTGATGAAGCTTCTGGACAAACTATTATTTCTGGTATGGGTGAGCTTCACTTAGATATCTTAGTTGACCGTATGAAACGTGAGTTTAAAGTAGAGGTTAATCAAGGAGAGCCGCAAGTAGAGTATAAAGAGGCGTTTACAAGATCTGCTCAACATAGAGAAACTTACAAAAAACAATCTGGAGGTCGTGGTAAATTCGGTGATATCGTATTTAGAATCGAGCCTGCTGATGAAGTTGATGGTAAAGTTCCGGTTGGATTACAGTTTGTGAATGAAGTAAAAGGAGGTAACGTTCCAAAAGAGTATATTCCTGCAGTTGAAAAAGGTTTCCGTGAAGCTATGAAAACTGGTCCTTTAGCTGGATATGCTGTTGATAGTTTAAAAGTAACTTTATTAGATGGATCTTTCCACCCTGTGGATTCTGATGCTCTTTCTTTTGAATTAGCTGCAAGAATGGGTTATAAAGAGTCTGGTAAAGCTGCTGGAGCTGTTATCTTAGAGCCAATCATGAAAATCGAGGTTATTACTCCAGAAGAAAATATGGGTGATATCGTAGGTGACTTGAACCGTCGTAGAGGTCAGGTTAATGATATGGGTGATAGAAACGGAGCGAAAACTATTAAGGCAGATGTGCCGTTAGCTGAGATGTTTGGTTATGTTACTACATTAAGAACATTATCATCTGGTAGAGCAACATCTACAATGGAGTTTTCTCATTATGCAGAAACACCTTCTAATATTTCAGAAGAGGTAATCAAAAAAGCAAAAGGTAACGCTTAA
- the rplD gene encoding 50S ribosomal protein L4, with translation MEVKVLDFNGKDTGRKVQLSDSVFAIEPNNHAVYLDVKQYLANQRQGTHKAKERAEVTGSTRKIKKQKGTGTARAGSVKNPLFKGGGTVFGPRPRSYSFKLNKGLKRLARKSAFSIKAKESNIIVLEDFNFDVPNTKNFINVLKALGLENKKSLFVLGESNKNVYLSSRNLKASNVVTSSELSTYAILNTNNLVLLEGSLELIEENLSK, from the coding sequence ATGGAAGTAAAAGTATTAGATTTCAACGGAAAAGATACTGGAAGAAAAGTTCAACTTTCTGATTCAGTATTCGCAATTGAGCCAAACAATCACGCAGTATATCTTGATGTAAAGCAATATCTTGCTAATCAAAGACAGGGTACTCATAAAGCTAAAGAAAGAGCTGAAGTAACTGGAAGTACTCGTAAGATTAAAAAACAAAAAGGTACGGGTACTGCTCGTGCAGGAAGTGTTAAGAATCCTTTGTTTAAAGGAGGAGGGACAGTTTTCGGACCAAGACCAAGAAGTTATTCATTTAAATTGAATAAAGGTTTGAAAAGGTTGGCTAGAAAATCAGCTTTCTCAATCAAAGCAAAAGAATCAAATATTATCGTTCTTGAAGACTTTAATTTTGATGTGCCAAACACTAAAAATTTCATTAACGTTTTGAAAGCTTTAGGGTTAGAAAATAAAAAATCTCTATTTGTATTGGGTGAGTCAAATAAAAATGTATATTTGTCGTCACGCAATTTAAAGGCTTCTAATGTCGTAACTAGCTCAGAATTAAGCACTTACGCGATATTAAACACTAATAATTTAGTGCTTTTGGAGGGTTCTTTAGAGTTAATTGAAGAAAATTTAAGCAAATAA
- the rplC gene encoding 50S ribosomal protein L3 translates to MSGLIGKKIGMTSIFDENGKNIPCTVIEAGPCVVTQVRTNEVDGYEALQLGFDDKNEKHSTKAALGHFKKAGTVAKKKVVEFKDFATEQKLGDLIDVSIFEEGEFVDVQGVSKGKGFQGVVKRHGFGGVGQATHGQHNRLRAPGSVGASSYPSRVFKGMRMAGRMGGDNVKVQNLRVLKVVAEKNLLVVKGCIPGHKNSYVIIQK, encoded by the coding sequence ATGTCTGGGTTAATTGGTAAGAAAATCGGCATGACTAGTATCTTCGATGAAAACGGGAAAAACATTCCTTGTACGGTAATCGAAGCTGGGCCATGTGTTGTTACCCAAGTCAGAACCAACGAGGTTGACGGGTATGAAGCGTTGCAACTTGGTTTCGATGACAAAAACGAGAAACATTCTACTAAAGCGGCTTTAGGTCACTTTAAAAAAGCTGGAACTGTTGCTAAGAAAAAAGTCGTTGAATTTAAAGATTTTGCAACTGAACAAAAATTAGGAGATCTTATTGATGTTTCTATTTTTGAAGAAGGAGAATTTGTAGACGTACAAGGTGTGTCTAAAGGTAAAGGTTTCCAGGGTGTTGTTAAACGTCACGGTTTTGGTGGTGTTGGACAAGCTACTCATGGTCAGCACAACCGTTTAAGAGCGCCAGGTTCTGTAGGAGCTTCTTCTTATCCATCTAGAGTATTCAAAGGAATGCGTATGGCTGGAAGAATGGGAGGAGATAATGTAAAAGTTCAAAACCTTAGAGTTTTAAAAGTAGTTGCTGAGAAGAATCTACTTGTTGTTAAAGGATGTATTCCTGGACACAAAAACTCTTACGTAATCATTCAGAAGTAA
- the rpsJ gene encoding 30S ribosomal protein S10 — protein sequence MSQKIRIKLKSYDHMLVDKSAEKIVKTVKTTGAVVTGPIPLPTHKKLFTVLRSPHVNKKAREQFEVMSYKRLIDIYSSSSKTIDALMKLELPSGVEVEIKV from the coding sequence ATGAGTCAAAAAATCAGAATAAAACTAAAATCTTACGATCACATGTTGGTAGATAAATCTGCTGAAAAGATCGTAAAAACAGTAAAAACTACTGGTGCGGTTGTAACAGGTCCAATTCCGTTGCCAACTCACAAAAAACTTTTCACTGTATTGCGTTCTCCGCACGTTAATAAAAAAGCGAGAGAGCAATTTGAAGTAATGTCATACAAGAGATTGATTGATATTTATTCATCTTCATCTAAAACTATTGATGCTTTAATGAAACTTGAATTGCCAAGTGGGGTTGAAGTAGAGATAAAAGTATAA